A part of Methanohalobium evestigatum Z-7303 genomic DNA contains:
- a CDS encoding tetratricopeptide repeat protein — MSENKNLDELQKKVKSCIQSKEPVTCINQTIRFANENDIDGIDLLELSIQERVNNNYDIAYVYTLASVQFLDNGEKAQAYHNAALIETSTGDENKAEDHYRIALELSPEYIRAHYNYAGLLDKLGRTDEAEKHYKKAKSLEANI; from the coding sequence ATGTCAGAAAATAAAAACCTTGATGAGCTTCAAAAAAAGGTTAAATCCTGTATCCAGTCAAAAGAACCTGTGACCTGTATAAACCAAACTATACGATTTGCAAATGAAAATGATATAGATGGTATAGATTTACTGGAATTATCCATACAGGAAAGGGTGAATAATAATTATGATATTGCCTATGTGTACACTCTCGCATCAGTCCAGTTTCTGGATAACGGTGAAAAAGCACAAGCATACCACAACGCGGCTCTTATAGAAACTTCTACAGGGGATGAAAATAAAGCTGAAGACCATTACAGGATAGCTCTTGAATTGAGCCCCGAATATATAAGAGCCCATTATAATTATGCAGGTTTACTGGACAAACTGGGTAGAACCGATGAAGCTGAAAAACATTATAAAAAAGCAAAATCATTGGAAGCAAACATATAA